GGGTATTAAGCTGGAAAGGTGGGATATCAGTTAAGTAGATAGTAACAGAGGAGAATATCCAAGATGAGAGAAGAGTGTTAGTAAAGGTCTCGAGGCATAaatgcaaaacacatatctgaggGGGACTATATGAGTATACCAGTCTGGCCGGAGTAGCTGTTGGTATTGGGATGTAGTGAGCGATTAAAATTAGAAGTGGCCAGATTGCGAAGCTTTGAACACCAGTCTATAATAGAGAAAGTAATACACAGAAAGCAGCATTCTGCAAAGGTTAATTTGGTAGTGGTGTGCTGGACAGAGTGAATATAGGGAGACCAGTGTGGACGCCATCACAGTTGTCCATCTGTGCTGAAGCAGAGTGATGGCAGTGGAAATAGAAAGGAAGCAGCGGATGCTGAGAATGCTATGAATATAGAAGGTTCAGGACTTGGTGGCTGTTTCAATGTTGGGATAAATGAGTGTGAAGCCAAAGATGACAAGACATCCAACAAGGTTACCTCTTCCTAAAATCCCTAGATACCCTACAGACTCAAGGAGTCAGACAGTGAATTTGACAGCTTCAGCCAGGTCACTGAGTCACCAGTAGGACGAGAAGAGGAACCACATCTCCACATGGTTTCTAAGAAATACCGCAAGGTGCTGGGGGACATCAGGGCCTGTGGGATGTGGGGAAAGGTACCCTGGGAAGGAAGTCATATGAGAAAGGATTGAAGGACTCAGTCAGGAGGCCTTCAACTACCACCCTGGACCCAGGAGGAAGGCTCTAGGAAAGGCTGTGGCTACTGGAAAGATTTGGGGACTCTGAGAATATCCTTGTCTTGCTCAGACAATTTCTACCTTAGGTGACCATCAAATATTCCAAGCTAGGGCTGGAGGACTTTGACTTCAAACACTACAATAAGACCTTGTTTGCTGGATTAGAGCCCCACATTCCCAACGCCTACTGTAACTGCATGATCCAGGTAAGGGTTGGGTATTCCTATAACTTGAACGTGCCTGCTGCTTTTCTTCTTCCCTATGGCTCTCGACCCTGCTCTTTCCAGGTCTCCTCAGCCGTGTTCTCTTTACCATGGTCTCCTCTACAATTCTTTCTTGCCTCTACAACTTTCAAGTCTCCTCTGAGCTCCACTGGTTTGGTGGACTCACTGCTTCGGTGGACTCCTGCTGTGTATTTTCCACCAGCTCACTTAACCTCCATATTTCTCCTCACCCCCAGGCCAGTTTCCTACATCAGTTCTTCTGCTTTTCCCTCCAGGTGCTCTATTTCCTGGAGCCTGTACGCTGTCTAATTCAAAACCACCTTTGCCAGAAGGAGTTCTGTCTGGCATGTGAGCTGGGCTTCCTGTTTCACATGTTGGACCTCTCTCGTGGTGACCCTTGCCAGGTCAGTACTTGGAGACACTTAaaatggaaggggaaggaaggtggacacaaaagacaaaataacCCCTTTCCACCAACACATTTCCAGGGCAATAATTTTCTTCGGGCATTCCGTACTATTCCTGAGGCCTCAGCCCTTGGTCTAATCCTGGCTGACTCAGATGAGGCCTCAGGCAAGGGCAATCTGGCCAGGCTCATTCAGAGGTGGAATCGCTTCATTCTCACTCAACTGCATCAAGATATGCAGGAGCTGGAAATACCACAGGCTTATCGAGGTGCTGGAGGCAGGTATGAAATCAGGATAGAAATAGTTAAAGCCATCATGACAGGCCCCTCTGTGATTTAAAAGGTCTCCTAACTTCCTCAATGTGCATATATCATCCTCTCCACTCTTAGCAGCTTTTGCTCATCGGGGGACTCTGTTATTGGGCAGCTCTTCAGCTGTGAGATGGAGAACTGCAGCCTCTGCCGCTGTGGCAGTGAAACCGTGCGAGCCTCATCCACCCTGCTTTTCACACTCTCCTACCCTGATGGTAGCAAAAGTGGTATACCCTTCAGCTCAGTTGGGAAGGCTCCCCAAAATGTCCTGTAGTATCAGGGAGAGGGTGTTGGGGACTAACTGTGGGTAGAGGGGAGAACCAGGAGTATAGCATCTAATTTTCCCTCAGATAAAACTGGGAAGAACTATGACTTTGCTCAGGTGCTGAAGCGAAGCATCTGCCTGGACCAGAATACACAGGCCTGGTGTGACACCTGTGAAAAGTACCAGCCCACGGTGAGTGGACTGTTGGACTGGACTAGAGTCCTGGCCCTGCCATGGAGATTCAGCCACTATCCCATGTGGGGCTGGCTCTGTCAGCACTGCCATCCAGGGATCTCTGGTGGAGTGAGGAATCCCAGTTTGAAGACACAGACCCAGCTCCCTGTCCAGACTCCTTTTCCTGTACATTCCCTGCCATTCCTTGTTTGTTTCTTCCTGTCAGATTCAGACCCGCAACATCCGCCATCTGCCAGATATTCTTGTCATCAACTGTGAGGTGAACAGCTCAAAAGAGGCTGATTTCTGGAGAATGCAGGCTGAGGTAAGGACTCAGACTAGAAACAGGGCTTCcggaataatttttcattttatcccCCTTCTGACTTCCATATATGATTACATTCCTGAAGAACTGGatgtttttcttctgtgttcAGGTTGCCTTCAAGATGGCAGTAAAGAAACACGGTGGGGAAATCTCCAAGAACAAGGAATTTGCTTTGGCTGATTGGTAGGTGCTGTCTTGGGAGCTGTCAAAGGATTGAATTGCCCAGTGGTTCCTCTTATCAAGATCTCTTTCGGAACAAATTTCCAATTCTTCTGACCTGATAGGAAGGAACTAGGGAGTCCAGAGGGTGTGCTGGTGTGTCCCTCCATTGAGGAGTTGAAGAACGTCTGGCTTCCTTTCTCCATTCGCATGAAGATGACCAAAAACAAAGGGCTGGATGTTTGCAATTGGACTGATGGGGATGAGATGCAGGTTGTTGAAAAACCGGGAAGAGGAAAGGGAATAAGGGAGAGAAGGTGGGGCAGAAGGTAAAGGAGGGCAGGGGAAGGTGAAACTTAGcagagggaaaaggaagagaataagGCCTAGTATTTACCTGTTAGGGGATTTTCCATAGTCACTCAGTTCAGTGTTGGGGTCCTAGATGGGCTAGGATGGAGATAACCCACCCTGGTCCCCCATCCCCTATACCCCCAACTCCCTGTCCTCTGTCCccattcccctcccttccccatccTTAAACTTAGCTTAGCAGCCTGGGTACCCCCCTCACAGTGGGGCCCAGCCAGGGCAGAGGAGGAGCATGGTGTCTGTGTGTATGACCTGATGGCTACTGTGGTACACATCCTGGACTCACGCACAGGGGGCAGCCTTGTGGCTCACATCAAAGTTGGAGAGACCTACCACCAGCGCAAGGAGGTGAGTGAGGTTGTAGAGGGCGGGAACACTCCTGGGATGGCCACAGTGAGTCCCAGATCTGTCCTTGAGTCTGAGACACAGTGGTCCAGCCATCACTTTGTATCGCCACAGGCTTTCTTTGTATTTCCATAGGGCGTTACTCACCAGCAGTGGTATCTGTTCAATGACTTTCTTATTGAACCTATTGATAAGGTTAGTTGCAAcatgttctgtttcttctttcatttccccTTTTCCTAGCATCCTTATCTTTAGGGCTCTATAGAATGCCAGGCAGATTcaacagggagggaggaaggaatccTCAGGAATAAAAACCATTAGCACTTAAAAATAGcacctgaaaaaaaacaaaaactagcaccTGAGTCCTGGCCTCCGTCtgaagtggagaaaaggaaaagggtgATATACATTAGCCATAAGTGCTTTTTCTCTTCTATAGCATGAAGCTGTGCAGTTTGACATGAATTGGAAAGTACCTGCAATCCTTTATTATGTCAAACGGAATCTCAATTCCAGATACAACCTGAACAGTAAGTGCTACATAGTAGACCCAAGTGTGTGGACAGTTTAGATTGGGCTTCAGGATGAGATCTGGGACATTGCTTGCAAGTACTTAGGATTGGTAACCAGTGTTAATATTTCTGGAGATACTAAAGAGATTCCTGCTTATCAGACCTTAAATTTAGAAGTGCGaaatccagcctgagcaacatagcaagatcccatctctttgaaaaaaaaattttttttttttttttttgagatgccgtcttgctctgtcacccaggctggagtgcaattgcgcaatctcggctcactgcaacctctgcctcctgggttcaagcgattctcctgcctcagcctcctgagtagctgggattacagacgcccaccaccacacccggctaatttttttgtatttttagcagagacagggtttcaccatgttggtcaggctggcctcgaactcctgacctcatgatctgcctgcctcggcctcccaaagtgctggggttacaggcatgagcaactacacccagcctaaaaaaaaattttctttttttttttttaattagcctagtgtaggccaggcacagtggcttatggcctgtaatcccagcattttgggaggctgaggcgggcagatcacttgagctcaagagttcaaaaccagtctgggcaacatggtgaaaccctgtctctacaaaaaatacaaaaagtagctgggtatggtgatgtgctcctgttgtcccagctacttgggaggctgaggcaggagaatcacttcagcctgggagtcggagatttcagtgagtcaagattgcatcattgcactccagcctgggtgacgggagtgaaaccctgtctcaaaaaaaaaaaaaaaaaaaaatttagctgagtgtggtggcatatacttgtggtcccagctattggagaagctgaggcgggaggatcacttgagcccaggaggtcaaggctgcagtgagtgagccatgattgcaccagtgtactccagcctgggcaataggatgagaccacttttttttttttttggacagagtttcactcttgtcgcccaggctggagtgcagtggcacaatttcggctcactgcgacctccacctcctgggttaagcagttctcctgcctcagcctcccgagtagctgggactacaggcgcctgccaccatgtccggctaattttttgtatttttaatagagacagggtttcgccaggttggtcttgaactcctgacctcgtgatccaccctccttggccttccaaagtgctgggtttataggcgtgagccacagtgcccagcctgagaccctgtcttaaaaaaaaaaaaaaaaaaaaagcagctgtaAGTCTTGAGAGTGGAGTGGAAATGAGATGAGGGGGGGATGTTTGATCAGAATGGCTTAGGTTATGATGTTACatctaattattcttttttttgagacagagtttcgctcttgttgcccaggctggagtgcaatggcgtgatctcggctcactgcgacctctgcctcccgggttcaagcgattcccctgcctcagcctcccaagtagctgggattacaggcatgtgccaccacgcccggctaattttttttttttttgtctaattagtagagacggggtttcaccatgttgggcaggctggtctcaaactcctgacctcaggtgatccgcccgcctcggcctcccaaagtgctgggattacaggcattagccaccgtgcctggctatgaGCTCCTTATTAAGTACCTATTTGGTACCTTTAAACCATAGTTTCTCTGTAACCTTTTTCTGGATTCTGTAAACTAAGGTCCAAGTGAAAatcttattctttcttctctgtggtcttttctgtttttttctcagcATGTTTGTTGATAATTTTGTGATGTGACCTGCTCTGTCTACCTATCCCATTTATCAGACATGATCTTTTTCTCACGTGCTTTGATTATTGAGGGATCACAGTGAAGACCCAGGGTCTATGATCAGCCACACTGGGCTTCTGTCCCCTAGTCACTTCCCAATCCAAGCCCTGTGTCCTCTGCATTCTTCCTTCTAGTCAAGAACCCTATTGAGGCAAGTGTCTTGCTGGCTGAAGCCTCGCTGGCACGGAAGCAGCGGAAAACACATACTACCTTTATTCCACTGATGCTGAATGAGATGCCACAGATTGGGGACCTGGTGGGTCTGGATGCTGAGTTTGTCACCCTTAATGAGGTAACCAAGACCAAAGGGATGGGGCATTGGAAGAGAACTCTGAGGATATTAGGAGTTGTAAGCATTTCTCTGATTTCCTTATTAACTCTTCTCATGTAGGAGGAAGCAGAGTTACGCAGTGATGGTACCAAGTCTACCATTAAACCAAGCCAGATGTCAGTAGCCAGGATTACCTGTGTTCGGGGCCAGGGACCCAATGAGGGTATCCCCTTCATTGATGACTATATCTCTACCCAGGAGCAGGTATTAGGATATGGAGATGCAAGTGAGGCACACCCTGGTGCTTACTTACAGTGCTCAAGAACCCAGGGAAGAGTGATAggggaagactccatctcacttcCCGAAAAAGGCTTGTCCTTTTCTCTATTCCTAGGTGGTGGATTACTTGACTCAATACTCGGGTATAAAGCCTGGTGACCTCGATGCCAAAATTTCCTCCAAGCACCTAACAACTCTCAAGTCTACCTACTTAAAGCTTCGTTTTCTCATTGACATTGGAGTCAAGTTTGTGGGTCATGGCCTGCAGAAGGACTTCCGGGTCATCAACCTGATGGTTTGGCAGGGCTCTTTTAAGAGTCTTCTTGTGAGAGTGGGCCCCTCAGGGTATACATTGTGCCTTTAGAGAATGGGGAATTATAGGTCCCCTACCTTAAGTCTCCCCCTCTTTTATCCTTGCCAGGTGCCCAAGGACCAAGTCCTTGACACTGTCTACCTGTTCCATATGCCCCGAAAACGAATGATTTCCCTGCGATTCCTTGCTTGGTACTTTCTGGGTGAGTTGCTCTGCCTTGTAGGCCCCTGCTACATTAATAGCAGaagcagccatttaaaaaaaaagaaatcatgtcctttgcagcaacatggatggagctgtggGCCATCATactaagtgaactaactcagaaacagaaaatcaaataccacatattctcacttataagttggaactaaacaatgagtacatatggacataagAATGACATTAGGGACTCTAAATAAAAGTTGGGGTGGTGGGTGAGGGGTGAGGGTTGAAAATTACGTATTGGGTGCATAGTTCACTATTTGCATATTAGGGATACCAGAAGCCCAGTCCCCAcccacccatgtaacaaacatgcacatgtaccccaaatctaaaataaaatttaaatataaaaaataaaagcatggggggaaaagaaaaagcaggcaaAGTGTTAGAGGACAAAATGGGAGTAGGGGAGACCCTCAGTTAGTGGTGACAGTTACTAATGGATTTAATTAACTTCAATATCCCTTCTGTGCACTGAGGAAGATGTTTGACAATTTTCCTTAAGGGCAGTCAGGCTTTTTAGTTTTCTGGAGTCAGGTAGGAGTGGGGAGACATGTTCCTACCTCCCTTTGCTGGGTCCCAAACTATTCCACCTTTACTTACCCCAGACCTGAAGATTCAAGGGGAAACCCATGACAGTATTGAGGATGCCCGCACAGCCCTTCAGCTGTACCGAAAGTATCTGGAGCTAAGCAAAAATGGCACTGAGCCTGAGTCTTTCCACAAGGTGCTCAAGGGTCTTTATGAGAAGGGCAGAAAGATGGACTGGAAGGTGCCTGAGCCTGAGGGCCAAACAAGTCCCAAGAGTAAGACCTGGGATGGGACAAGGGAAACTGGACTGGGtggattttgtattttgtttgtttgtttgtgacagggtctcactctgtcacccaggctgaagtgcagtagcgtgattacagctcactgcagcctcgacttcctgggctcaagtgattctcccacctcagcctcccaagtacctgggacaacaggcacacaccaccacacccagctaatttttgtactttttgtagaaacaggattttgccatgttgcccaggctggtcttaaactcctgggctcaagcgatccactcaccttgggctcacaaagtgctgggattacaggcatgagcctgagCGCCCCCAATTGGGTGGATTTTGATTGCACATATGGAGAATAGCACTTaacagtttacaaagcacttcaTCCTTCTAACATtcagtaaaatacattttatcgAAACTCTCCATTAACTATAACTTCCTTTTGCCCAAGTCTAAAATGTTCAGGGAAGGTCCATGCCCTTTTTTCTCTTGCATTTTTCCTTCATAGGAAGTATGAGAAGATGCTTTTTCTCCACTCAGCTTGAATCATGCTTTTGGTTTTGTCTCTGACAGATGCAGCTGTCTTCTCCTCAGTGCTGGCGCTCTGACTACCCTTCCCAAAGAACCACGGCCCTCTCCCTTTACTGTTCTATAGCCCCAGAACTGGGAGATGGCTTCCTAAGTTGGCTATACCTTGTCCACTTCCAGTACTGGACGTGCTCAGAGTCTAGGGTCACAGATGGTGCTATTAATTGAACTGGAACACAGCAGAATTGTTGCAAAGGTTCTAGGAGCCAGATTCATTCCTTCTTCATTCTTTGCAAAACAGTGGTACAGACATGGAGTCTAGAATTGACCCAGATGGAAAGTAATTGGTATTCTTAATATCCTGGGTGACTAATATCCAGGCAGAGAAGCTCCTGGAACCATAACTGTAAGTTCCTAGCTGGCTAGGGATTGAAGTCCTGGACAGTGACAGAGGATACCACAGTAGTTCAAGACTTAGCACAAGTCACCAACTGCTTCAGGGATACCTGGAGGGGCCAGCAAGTAGAGTGTTGGTGGCCCAAGCAAACCAGTGTTGCCAATACCATTGCCAAAAGGGCCTTTGGATCCTGGACAAAGCTTGGCTGCCGGCTTCATTTATTCCTGCTGATGGCTGAGAAGCATCTGTCTTCCATCCCACTCGCCTGTCCCAAGttttgttccattttttaaaactttgttgtaAACtgcatgttttataaaataaaaataaaatatcctttgTTATTTATCTCATTAGAGAACTGCTAGTGTGGGTTCTCTGGCTTCagtcttcctctccttcctttgaaGGTAAAGGTCCGGAATCCAAAGTTATGGATATGAAAGGGTATAATTAgttcgggcgcggtggctcacttctgtaatcctagcactttgggaggccgaggtgggtggatcacgaggtcaggagttcaagaccagcctgaccaagatggtgaaaccccgtctctactaaaaatacaaaaattagctgggagtggtggatGGCGACTGTAACCCtagctgaggcagaaaattgcttcaacccgggaggcggaggttgcagtgagccgagatcacgccactgtatgccagcctgggcgatagggcgagactccgtctcaaaaaaaggggaaaaaaaagggcaTAATTTATGCCTTTTCCGGGCAATGCTGGGTCTTTGCTATAGCTGCCCAGTACCCTAAGTCAGACTGAAGATGTACAGTATGGTTTCCGTTAATTGTGTAAGCCGACAAACTACAGGTCCCAGGATAGTTTGAGACTTGTAGTTGCTCACAAAGATGGGTCCGGTGCTGCGGTGCTTCCTGGGAGATGTAGTTTCCTGGGTATTGAAACCTGGACTGCTCGCTGGCCGGCAGCGCACCGTTTTGAAGGTCCTAGCCCACCTGGGCTGGCTCACGCGCACGACTAGCCGCTCCCATACAGCACGCCCGGACTCTGTCGTCGCTTAAGGCCACTCCTACGGCTGACTCCTGGTGGTCACGTGGATCTGTTCGCCACGCAAGTCTGGGTCCTTCGGCGATTGACCGGGGTCCTTGCTGTTCGGGAGCCTCTTTTAAGCTGCCTGTTCGCGCGAGAGTTTGGTGGGGCGGGTTTGGGGTCGGTGTCTGATTGGGGCTCGCACCGCAGCACGCTGGAGTCCCGCTTAGGTACCAGTTAGCGTCAGGGGAGCTAGGTCAGGCGGTCGCCGGGATACCCCGTGTGTGGCAGGCGGCGAAGCGCTCTGGAGAATCCCGGACAGCCCTGCTCCCTGCAGCCAGGTGTAGTTTCGGGAGCCACTGGGGCCAAAGTGAGAGTCCAGCGGTCTTCCAGCGCTTGGGCCACGGCGGCGGCCCTGGGAGCAGAGGTGGGACGGATGCGGGCGGCGAGGCGCTGGGCGCTGAGGGTTGGGGATGGACTGAAGCGAAAGCAATGGCGGAGTCCTTAGAAAGGGGGCTGGTGTCCGTACGGGTAATCACTTACGGGCTGGAGGTGGGGACGCAGGAATCTTCGGTGCAGGATCCAAATGGGCCCTAGTTATTGCTCTCCTCGCTGGCCTCCTGGCCTGACTGAGGGCTCCCTGCCGGCAGTTCCCTAGTGCCTGTAGTCCTCACGTAATCGCCAACTTACCTCCTGTAGCTGCCACAAAGCCCCGTGAACCCTAGGCATGCAGTGCTAAAGTACCAACACTTAGGGCCTCACCTATCCACGTAGAGTCTGGGGCTGAGCCGCAAGTCCTGAGCTCGCGCTCCCACCCACCACCCTGGGGGAATCAGAGCCCTCAAGCGCTGGAACAGAGAAGCCCCTTTGTGTCCCGGCCATTTCCTGGAAAGTAGAGCCAGAGTCACAATGAGGCCTTTGAAAGCCTTGGGGTGAGGATTGGGGGGGGTCAGGGAAAAATGGAGTCGGCTCCTCACACTTCTGTTTTATTCCCACTCAAACCCAGGTGGAGCGACCCCATTACGCTAAAGATGAAAGGCTGGGGTTGGCTGGCCCTGCTTCTGGGGGCCCTGCTGGGAACCGCCTGGGCTCGGAGGAGCCAGGATCTCCACTGTGGAGGTAAAGGCACAACGGGAAAAAGAAGTGGAGGAAGCAGAGCCTTGGGAGGGCATGAGATCCAAGGCCTGGGAGAAGGATGAATGGAAATCCTGGGTTGATCCCATTCTCCTCACACCCTACCCCCTACCCTGTCCCCTGCTCTCATTCTCTCCTCTTCCACCAGCATGCAGGGCTCTGGTGGATGAACTAGAATGGGAAATTGCCCAGGTGGACCCCAAGAAGACCATTCAGATGGGATCTTTCCGGATCAATCCAGATGGCAGCCAGTCAGTGGTGGAGGTAACTGTTACTGTTCCCCCAAACAAAGTAGCTCACTCTGGCTTTGGATGAAATTCGACTGCTTAAAAAGGACCTTGGtttaatagaaatgaagaaaacagactcAGAAAAAAGATTTGGCTCTGTCTCATTTGGAAGAAGCTGCAGGCTTATTCCCCATGCACTTGCTTCCTGGCTGCAAACCTTAATACTTTGTTTCTGCTGTAGAATTTGTTAGCAAACAGGGAGTCCTGATCAGCACCCTTCTCCACATCCCCATGACTGGTTTTTAATGTAGCACTGTGGTATACATGCAAACATCCGTTCAAAATCTGAGTcggagctaaaaataaaaaatgaaaaaacagaaataagaataaaaggtCTTATCCTCATAATTAGGAAATTTTAATCAAAAAcaacacacatgtacacaaaggTGTATCTAATAAGCAATATATAAGGCAATGTTAAGATTACAGTgctagcctgggcatcatggcaaaacaccaactctacaaaaaaatgcaaaagttagcagtgcatggtggcatgtgcctgtagtgacagctacttggaaggctgaggtgggaggatcacttgagcccaggaggtcgaggctgcagtaagccgtgatcatgccactgcactccagcctgggaaacacagcaagaccatgtctcaaaaaaaaaccaaaacccagcactttgggaggccgaggcaggcggatcacctgaggttagaagttcgagaccagcctggccaacatggtgaaactccgtctctactaaaaatacaaaaaagtagccacgcgtggtggctcatgcctatagtcccagctactcaggaggctgaggcaggagaatcacttgaacccaggaggcagaggttgcagtaagccaagatcgcaccactgcactccagtctggttgacaagaacaaaactctgtcttgaaaaaaaaaaaaaggccgggcgcggtggctcatgcccgtaatgccagcactttgggagactgaggtgggcagatcacaaggtcaggagatcgaaaccatcctggctaacacagtgaaaccccgtctctactaaaaatacaaaaaattagccgggcgtggtggtgggtgcctgtagtcccagctactcaggaggctgagacaaaaagaatggcgtgaactcgggaggcagagcttgcagtgagctgagatggtgccactgcactctagcctgggcgacacagcgagactccctctcaaaaaaaaaaaaaaaaagaaaaaagaaaagaaaaaagattatggTACTTTAATAGCTGTTGTTCACAGAGCCTACACTACGTCTTTAATACTGTGCTTACTGAGGATATTAGTctcaatttaaacaaaattttttttttttttttgagatggagtttagggcttgttgcccaggcgagagtgcaatgacgcaatctcggctcaccgcaacctctgcctcccgggttcaagcagttctcctgcctcagcctcccgagtagctgggattacaggcatgcaccaccacacccggctaattttgtatttttagtagagacagggtttctccatgttggtcaggatggtctcgaactcctgacctcaagtgagccaccctcctc
The Gorilla gorilla gorilla isolate KB3781 chromosome 10, NHGRI_mGorGor1-v2.1_pri, whole genome shotgun sequence genome window above contains:
- the PAN2 gene encoding PAN2-PAN3 deadenylation complex catalytic subunit PAN2 isoform X7 produces the protein MNFEGLDPGLAEYAPAMHSALDPVLDAHLNPSLLQNVELDPEGVALEALPVQESVHIMEGVYSELHSVVAEVGVPVSVSHFDLHEEMLWVGSHGGHATSFFGPALERYSSFQVNGSDDIRQIQSLENGILFLTKNNLKYMARGGLIIFDYLLDENEDMHSLLLTDSSTLLVGGLQNHILEIDLNTVQETQKYAVETPGVTIMRQTNRFFFCGHTSGKVSLRDLRTFKVEHEFDAFSGSLSDFDVHGNLLAACGFSSRLTGLACDRFLKVYDLRMMRAITPLQVHVDPAFLRFIPTYTSRLAIISQSGQCQFCEPTGLANPADIFHVNPVGPLLMTFDVSASKQALAFGDSEGCVHLWTDSPEPSFNPYSRETEFALPCLVDSLPPLDWSQDLLPLSLIPVPLTTDTLLSDWPAANSAPAPRRAPPVDAEILRTMKKVGFIGYAPNPRTRLRNQIPYRLKESDSEFDSFSQVTESPVGREEEPHLHMVSKKYRKVTIKYSKLGLEDFDFKHYNKTLFAGLEPHIPNAYCNCMIQVLYFLEPVRCLIQNHLCQKEFCLACELGFLFHMLDLSRGDPCQGNNFLRAFRTIPEASALGLILADSDEASGKGNLARLIQRWNRFILTQLHQDMQELEIPQAYRGAGGSSFCSSGDSVIGQLFSCEMENCSLCRCGSETVRASSTLLFTLSYPDDKTGKNYDFAQVLKRSICLDQNTQAWCDTCEKYQPTIQTRNIRHLPDILVINCEVNSSKEADFWRMQAEVAFKMAVKKHGGEISKNKEFALADWKELGSPEGVLVCPSIEELKNVWLPFSIRMKMTKNKGLDVCNWTDGDEMQWGPARAEEEHGVCVYDLMATVVHILDSRTGGSLVAHIKVGETYHQRKEGVTHQQWYLFNDFLIEPIDKHEAVQFDMNWKVPAILYYVKRNLNSRYNLNIKNPIEASVLLAEASLARKQRKTHTTFIPLMLNEMPQIGDLVGLDAEFVTLNEEEAELRSDGTKSTIKPSQMSVARITCVRGQGPNEGIPFIDDYISTQEQVVDYLTQYSGIKPGDLDAKISSKHLTTLKSTYLKLRFLIDIGVKFVGHGLQKDFRVINLMVPKDQVLDTVYLFHMPRKRMISLRFLAWYFLDLKIQGETHDSIEDARTALQLYRKYLELSKNGTEPESFHKVLKGLYEKGRKMDWKVPEPEGQTSPKNAAVFSSVLAL
- the PAN2 gene encoding PAN2-PAN3 deadenylation complex catalytic subunit PAN2 isoform X12; its protein translation is MNFEGLDPGLAEYAPAMHSALDPVLDAHLNPSLLQNVELDPEGVALEALPVQESVHIMEGVYSELHSVVAEVGVPVSVSHFDLHEEMLWVGSHGGHATSFFGPALERYSSFQVNGSDDIRQIQSLENGILFLTKNNLKYMARGGLIIFDYLLDENEDMHSLLLTDSSTLLVGGLQNHILEIDLNTVQETQKYAVETPGVTIMRQTNRFFFCGHTSGKVSLRDLRTFKVEHEFDAFSGSLSDFDVHGNLLAACGFSSRLTGLACDRFLKVYDLRMMRAITPLQVHVDPAFLRFIPTYTSRLAIISQSGQCQFCEPTGLANPADIFHVNPVGPLLMTFDVSASKQALAFGDSEGCVHLWTDSPEPSFNPYSRETEFALPCLVDSLPPLDWSQDLLPLSLIPVPLTTDTLLSDWPAANSAPAPRRAPPVDAEILRTMKKVGFIGYAPNPRTRLRNQIPYRLKESDSEFDSFSQVTESPVGREEEPHLHMVSKKYRKVTIKYSKLGLEDFDFKHYNKTLFAGLEPHIPNAYCNCMIQVLYFLEPVRCLIQNHLCQKEFCLACELGFLFHMLDLSRGDPCQGNNFLRAFRTIPEASALGLILADSDEASGKGNLARLIQRWNRFILTQLHQDMQELEIPQAYRGAGGSSFCSSGDSVIGQLFSCEMENCSLCRCGSETVRASSTLLFTLSYPDDKTGKNYDFAQVLKRSICLDQNTQAWCDTCEKYQPTIQTRNIRHLPDILVINCEVNSSKEADFWRMQAEVAFKMAVKKHGGEISKNKEFALADWKELGSPEGVLVCPSIEELKNVWLPFSIRMKMTKNKGLDVCNWTDGDEMQWGPARAEEEHGVCVYDLMATVVHILDSRTGGSLVAHIKVGETYHQRKEGVTHQQWYLFNDFLIEPIDKHEAVQFDMNWKVPAILYYVKRNLNSRYNLNIKNPIEASVLLAEASLARKQRKTHTTFIPLMLNEMPQIGDLVGLDAEFVTLNEEEAELRSDGTKSTIKPSQMSVARITCVRGQGPNEGIPFIDDYISTQEQVVDYLTQYSGIKPGDLDAKISSKHLTTLKSTYLKLRFLIDIGVKFVGHGLQKDFRVINLMVPKDQVLDTVYLFHMPRKRMISLRFLAWYFLDAAVFSSVLAL